One genomic region from Skermania piniformis encodes:
- a CDS encoding phenylacetate--CoA ligase family protein, with translation MPTPPGVDLGLNVFRRAVGARAYSDFLADHGVAPATIRTEADYSRIPVMTKDNYLRRYPLDELIPGGDLTDLGTWWTSSGSTGRSTYWGGAGTSTAESVDLYDRIFRRSFAVPGRSVLVVNGFAMGNWIGGIYTYLAALGLRSRKHRLSVITPGMDIERILDNIATLGPHYDQVILTGYPPFVKDVLDQAPDPVLHRDLRLLLAGENVTEEWRDQILGRIGRADSAEHTTLIYGTADAGVMGNETPTTIAVRRLARADPALYRALYGAAPTQPTFVEYEPAYRCTEAGTDGSLLFTADTPIPLVRYRINDLGRVISAAELDAVLRAHGHDLPIATSSRTAGFIALHGRTDVAATFYAVKLYHESVRPAIEDRAAAGRLSGKFVLSGAVDADFEQHLVLDVELCVGGSGGDALATFVQRSVVDSLRRTSTEYRKLHDTLGERAEPRVELHPYGSDRFLHGPKHRWTAAS, from the coding sequence GTGCCCACCCCGCCTGGTGTCGATCTCGGCCTGAACGTCTTTCGGCGGGCGGTGGGCGCTCGCGCCTACTCCGACTTCCTGGCCGATCATGGCGTCGCACCGGCAACCATTCGGACCGAGGCGGACTACTCCCGGATACCGGTCATGACCAAGGACAACTACCTACGCCGGTATCCGCTCGACGAGCTGATCCCCGGCGGTGACCTGACCGACCTCGGCACCTGGTGGACCAGCTCGGGATCGACCGGTCGATCGACCTATTGGGGTGGCGCCGGTACCTCGACGGCGGAGAGCGTCGACCTCTACGACCGGATCTTCCGCCGCAGCTTTGCCGTGCCGGGCCGTTCGGTGTTGGTCGTGAACGGATTCGCGATGGGCAACTGGATCGGTGGGATATACACCTATCTGGCGGCGCTCGGACTCCGGTCACGCAAGCACCGGTTGTCGGTGATCACCCCGGGCATGGACATCGAACGGATCCTGGACAACATCGCCACGCTCGGGCCGCATTACGATCAGGTGATCCTGACCGGGTACCCGCCGTTCGTCAAGGATGTGCTGGACCAGGCACCGGATCCGGTGCTGCACCGGGACCTGCGCCTCTTGCTGGCCGGCGAGAACGTCACCGAGGAGTGGCGCGACCAGATCCTCGGCCGCATCGGCCGGGCGGATTCCGCGGAGCATACGACGCTGATCTACGGCACGGCGGATGCCGGCGTGATGGGGAACGAGACCCCGACCACCATCGCCGTGCGTCGGCTCGCCCGTGCCGATCCGGCGCTGTATCGGGCTCTGTACGGGGCGGCGCCGACCCAGCCGACCTTCGTCGAGTACGAGCCGGCCTACCGCTGCACCGAGGCGGGCACGGACGGGAGCTTGCTGTTCACCGCGGATACGCCCATCCCGCTCGTGCGATACCGGATCAACGACCTCGGACGGGTGATCTCGGCGGCGGAACTGGACGCCGTCCTGCGGGCCCACGGCCATGACCTGCCGATCGCGACGTCGAGCCGGACCGCCGGCTTCATCGCGCTGCACGGTCGCACCGACGTGGCTGCCACCTTCTACGCGGTGAAGCTCTACCACGAGTCGGTGCGACCGGCCATCGAGGACCGGGCCGCCGCGGGCCGGCTGAGCGGAAAGTTCGTCCTCTCCGGAGCGGTAGACGCAGACTTCGAGCAACACCTGGTGCTGGACGTGGAGTTGTGCGTCGGCGGGTCGGGCGGCGACGCCTTGGCCACGTTCGTGCAGCGATCGGTGGTCGACTCGCTGCGCCGAACCAGCACCGAGTACCGGAAACTCCATGACACCCTCGGCGAGCGTGCCGAGCCCAGGGTCGAGTTGCATCCCTACGGCAGCGATCGTTTCCTGCACGGACCCAAGCATCGCTGGACGGCGGCGTCTTGA
- a CDS encoding 4Fe-4S cluster-binding domain-containing protein, translating into MTEPILLSRLHFPVDNLGYGSRAGIWFQGCTIYCRGCISRDTWTFDPATRTDVEAVLAWLRRLDGQVDGVTISGGEPTDQPEALLGLLAGIAEWRGDSEIDVLMYSGRSADTLRHGLPWLWESVDILISEPYEASRAAGCALRGSDNQRVNLLTELARRRYPAESLESTYAPQRTKIGVHVDLESIWLVGLPHHGDLPKLRDHLTERGVELGRTSWLT; encoded by the coding sequence ATGACCGAACCGATACTGCTCTCCCGGTTGCACTTTCCGGTCGACAATCTCGGATACGGGAGCCGCGCGGGGATCTGGTTCCAGGGCTGCACGATCTACTGTCGCGGCTGTATATCCCGCGACACATGGACGTTCGACCCCGCGACGCGCACCGATGTCGAGGCGGTCCTGGCCTGGCTGCGGCGCCTCGACGGGCAGGTCGACGGGGTGACGATCTCGGGTGGCGAACCCACGGATCAACCCGAGGCACTGCTCGGCCTCCTGGCCGGGATCGCCGAGTGGCGTGGGGATTCCGAGATCGATGTGCTGATGTATTCGGGCCGATCCGCCGACACGCTCCGGCACGGCCTGCCATGGCTGTGGGAGTCGGTCGACATCCTGATCAGCGAGCCGTACGAAGCAAGCCGTGCCGCCGGCTGCGCGCTGCGCGGTTCGGACAACCAGCGGGTGAACCTGTTGACCGAACTCGCGCGGCGTCGCTACCCGGCCGAATCGCTGGAGAGCACGTACGCGCCGCAACGGACGAAGATCGGAGTGCATGTGGACCTCGAGTCGATCTGGCTGGTCGGTCTGCCCCACCACGGCGACCTGCCGAAGCTGCGCGACCACCTCACCGAACGCGGAGTAGAGCTGGGACGGACATCGTGGCTGACCTGA
- a CDS encoding serine/threonine-protein kinase, whose amino-acid sequence MRRLLGGGAEASVWLCTDAVGNELAVKLYRHAPRYRIGFDSTKYRQHFTIDCAVQVYERGEDHGFHYEVMEYCRPGTLADLAGRHGDAVSDELAGRIVGRLAAAVRGVQGTPPRLVHGDIKPANILVRRESPLDLVLADFGLTVDLGQRSSLSNFGQGTTAYNAPELLRSKGPAADWWSVGMVLYTLLVGRAYFQRDDGTWMDDDLIEREHISREVSLEAIDRLAFPADRRKRWRLLLTGLLTRNPDDRWGAGQVAEWTAGRTPPVARPAVAQPAGPGQPPRPPVTFAVPGVGEFDDPTELGRAMAAHPTETARALAGRGAKKLITWLTDEVKTGVGYSDFRTHRNHWGPDEQATYFIAQLAPDESLSYRGCLLTTPADLRNLAHAADPATIDALLRAELIGAIADSSGRAKYRMIDATWHDLTARTTELADQRAIPMSDVIRIQIIRRALLLAAGDETMSSHYVRDVRERLGRPENTIARQTNWFAQLCTDAEL is encoded by the coding sequence ATGCGCCGCCTCCTCGGCGGCGGGGCCGAGGCCTCGGTGTGGCTGTGCACCGATGCCGTCGGCAACGAGCTTGCCGTCAAGTTGTATCGCCACGCGCCGAGGTACCGCATCGGATTCGATTCCACAAAGTACCGCCAGCACTTCACAATCGACTGTGCGGTGCAGGTTTACGAACGCGGCGAGGATCACGGCTTCCACTACGAGGTGATGGAGTACTGCCGACCCGGAACACTCGCGGACCTCGCCGGCCGCCACGGCGACGCGGTCTCCGATGAACTGGCCGGGCGGATCGTGGGCCGGCTCGCCGCAGCGGTGCGCGGGGTACAGGGAACACCCCCACGACTGGTCCACGGTGACATCAAGCCAGCCAATATCCTGGTTCGCCGTGAATCGCCGCTCGACCTGGTCCTGGCCGATTTCGGTCTCACCGTCGATCTGGGGCAGCGGTCGTCGTTGAGCAACTTCGGCCAGGGCACCACCGCCTACAACGCGCCGGAACTGTTGCGCAGCAAAGGCCCGGCGGCCGACTGGTGGAGCGTCGGCATGGTGCTCTACACCCTGTTGGTCGGACGCGCCTATTTCCAACGCGATGACGGAACCTGGATGGACGACGACCTCATCGAGCGAGAGCACATCTCCCGCGAGGTGTCGCTGGAGGCCATCGACCGGCTGGCGTTCCCGGCCGATCGCCGCAAGCGCTGGCGACTCCTGCTGACGGGCTTGCTGACCCGCAACCCGGACGACCGGTGGGGTGCCGGCCAGGTCGCCGAGTGGACGGCGGGACGGACCCCGCCCGTTGCCCGGCCGGCGGTCGCGCAGCCGGCCGGCCCGGGACAACCTCCGCGTCCGCCGGTCACGTTCGCCGTACCCGGGGTCGGCGAATTCGACGATCCGACCGAACTCGGTCGTGCCATGGCAGCACACCCGACCGAAACAGCGCGGGCACTCGCCGGCCGGGGCGCGAAGAAGTTGATCACCTGGCTGACCGACGAAGTGAAGACCGGGGTCGGCTACTCCGACTTCAGGACACATCGAAACCACTGGGGACCCGACGAACAGGCCACGTACTTCATCGCACAGCTTGCGCCCGACGAATCGCTCAGCTATCGCGGATGCCTGCTGACCACTCCGGCGGACCTGCGCAACCTGGCCCACGCCGCCGATCCCGCCACGATCGACGCATTGCTCCGTGCCGAGCTGATCGGTGCGATCGCCGACTCGTCGGGCCGTGCGAAGTACCGGATGATCGACGCGACGTGGCACGATCTGACCGCTCGCACCACCGAACTCGCGGATCAGCGCGCCATCCCGATGTCCGACGTGATCCGGATCCAGATCATCCGGCGGGCGCTGCTTCTCGCTGCGGGTGACGAAACGATGAGCAGCCATTACGTACGGGACGTCCGCGAGCGACTCGGGCGCCCCGAAAACACGATCGCTCGCCAGACGAACTGGTTCGCCCAACTCTGCACGGACGCCGAGCTGTGA
- a CDS encoding cytochrome P450 → MAKLQDPDFFLGQELLADPYPYFDELRSKCPVTREDHHDVMMVTGYDEALEVYNDVERFSSCISVTGPFPGFPVPLDETSDVDALIAEHRDSLPMSDQLPTMDPPMHTDHRALLMRLITPKRLKENEEAMWDIAERMLDRYLSAGGGDCIRDFAGPFTLYVIADLLGVPAEDQEEFLFTLQRDPHRDEAVGSTKGEEGMSHNPMEFLYGRFADYVDDRRKNPRADVLTTMASATFPGGAQPEVIDVVRVAANIFSAGQETTVRLLSSALRVIAEQPELQRYLREDPTRIQNFIEESLRTESPIKGDFRLAKQTTTVGGTDVPVGTVLMVINGAANRDPRRFENPDSFDPARSNARQHLAFGRGVHTCPGSPLARAEARIALERLLARTTDIRIDESVHGPAGERHYNYLPTFILRGMTALHLEVDVVESDR, encoded by the coding sequence ATGGCCAAGTTGCAGGATCCGGACTTCTTTCTCGGGCAGGAATTGCTGGCCGATCCGTACCCGTACTTCGACGAGTTGCGGAGCAAGTGCCCGGTGACCCGGGAAGATCACCACGACGTGATGATGGTGACCGGATACGACGAAGCGCTCGAGGTCTACAACGACGTCGAACGGTTCTCCTCGTGTATCTCGGTGACCGGGCCGTTCCCCGGGTTCCCGGTGCCGCTGGACGAAACCAGCGATGTGGACGCGTTGATCGCCGAACACCGGGACAGCCTGCCGATGAGCGACCAGCTGCCCACCATGGACCCCCCGATGCACACCGATCACCGGGCGCTGCTGATGCGGCTGATCACGCCGAAGCGGTTGAAGGAGAACGAGGAGGCGATGTGGGACATCGCCGAACGGATGCTCGACCGCTACCTGAGCGCCGGCGGAGGCGACTGCATCCGTGATTTCGCCGGTCCCTTCACCCTCTACGTGATCGCCGATCTGCTCGGCGTGCCGGCGGAGGACCAGGAAGAGTTCCTGTTCACGCTGCAGCGCGATCCGCACCGGGACGAAGCCGTGGGCAGCACCAAGGGTGAGGAGGGCATGTCGCACAACCCGATGGAGTTCCTGTACGGACGGTTCGCCGACTACGTCGACGATCGGCGGAAGAACCCGCGCGCCGACGTGCTCACCACGATGGCCTCCGCGACCTTCCCCGGGGGCGCGCAGCCCGAGGTGATCGATGTGGTCCGGGTCGCGGCGAACATCTTCTCCGCCGGTCAGGAGACCACGGTCCGGTTGCTGAGTTCGGCGCTGCGGGTGATCGCCGAGCAACCCGAGCTGCAGCGATACCTGCGCGAGGACCCGACCCGGATCCAGAACTTCATCGAGGAGTCGCTGCGCACGGAGAGCCCGATCAAGGGTGACTTCCGGCTGGCCAAGCAGACCACCACGGTGGGCGGCACGGACGTGCCGGTCGGCACGGTGCTCATGGTGATCAACGGTGCCGCCAACCGCGATCCGCGTCGCTTCGAGAACCCCGACTCGTTCGATCCGGCCCGCTCGAATGCCCGCCAGCACTTGGCCTTCGGCCGTGGGGTGCACACCTGCCCCGGGTCGCCGCTGGCCCGCGCCGAGGCGCGCATCGCACTGGAACGGCTGCTGGCCCGGACCACGGACATCCGGATCGACGAATCGGTGCACGGCCCGGCGGGCGAACGGCACTACAACTACCTGCCCACGTTCATCCTGCGGGGCATGACCGCGCTGCACCTGGAAGTGGATGTGGTGGAGAGCGATCGATGA
- a CDS encoding PP2C family protein-serine/threonine phosphatase, with the protein MRMRITALTDRGHEREHNEDCVGWNGWSMTGGRANPLVFEFDVVQPTVVVVCDGMGGHAGGSTASRIAAEMLSTPEWFVSTGIAHGQLTERIQHVSDRLNDLSGARSELTGMGCTAVGAVVHPDGSALVFNVGDSRCYRIEGRYLAQLTVDHRRSGTNVLTQALGGGRRLIVEPDFFECAVPEAPGLLLSTDGLDDYATQDAIEELAIENRPDLAVRLRDLALAGGGGDNVTIVQLEYIRPVGAVAIEEHHG; encoded by the coding sequence ATGAGGATGCGTATCACCGCGCTCACCGACCGCGGCCACGAGCGGGAGCACAACGAGGACTGCGTGGGGTGGAACGGCTGGTCGATGACCGGCGGCCGGGCGAATCCCCTGGTCTTCGAGTTCGACGTCGTCCAGCCGACGGTCGTCGTGGTCTGCGACGGTATGGGCGGACACGCCGGCGGCAGCACAGCAAGCCGAATTGCGGCCGAAATGCTCAGCACGCCGGAATGGTTCGTCTCCACAGGGATCGCGCACGGCCAGCTCACCGAGCGTATCCAGCACGTATCCGACCGGCTCAACGACCTGTCCGGGGCCCGCTCGGAGCTGACCGGCATGGGATGCACCGCGGTCGGCGCGGTCGTCCATCCGGACGGCAGCGCACTGGTGTTCAATGTCGGCGACTCCCGCTGCTACCGCATCGAAGGGCGCTACCTGGCCCAGCTGACGGTCGACCATCGCCGGTCCGGCACCAACGTACTGACCCAGGCGCTCGGTGGCGGTCGCCGGTTGATCGTCGAACCCGACTTCTTCGAATGCGCAGTGCCCGAGGCGCCCGGACTGCTGCTGAGCACCGACGGGCTGGACGACTACGCAACACAGGACGCGATCGAGGAGTTGGCAATCGAAAACCGGCCCGATCTCGCAGTCCGTCTTCGCGACCTGGCACTCGCCGGGGGCGGCGGGGACAACGTGACGATCGTGCAGCTGGAGTACATCCGGCCCGTCGGCGCCGTGGCGATCGAGGAGCATCATGGCTGA
- a CDS encoding NAD(P)H-dependent amine dehydrogenase family protein, giving the protein MRTFRVIQWTTGKVGKLSLRGILDDPRLELAGVYAYSADKVGVDAGTLCGRPETGVSATADIDALLALDADTVLYTPFMADLDHVTRLLGAGLDVISTNLFLNVGGIRGDTKDALAAACAAGGSSLYVTGINPGWINTMVTAMTAVCRDVQCVSIAESADVSVYQSAETWQALGFALPEAPPAVLEVAKLWLSTFRDSVERMAVALGYELDEMQLFLEHQTVSETVDLGWLRLEQGTIGALRARWDGNVAGRTVLQQHIAWYLTKKLNGGWTFDDDHYQVIIRGEPEVRTRIRFVPPESWGNHEWDTMTAMPAVSAVGDVAAAPPGILTLADVGLPRAPAGLWLRDRQGGSV; this is encoded by the coding sequence ATGCGCACGTTCCGGGTGATCCAGTGGACCACCGGCAAGGTGGGAAAGCTCAGCCTGCGCGGCATTCTCGACGATCCGCGACTGGAGCTGGCCGGTGTCTACGCCTACTCGGCGGACAAGGTCGGCGTCGACGCCGGGACGCTGTGCGGCCGTCCCGAAACCGGGGTGTCGGCCACCGCCGATATCGACGCGTTGCTCGCGCTGGATGCCGACACGGTTCTCTACACCCCGTTCATGGCGGATCTCGACCACGTGACCCGCCTGCTCGGTGCCGGACTCGATGTGATCAGCACCAACCTGTTTCTCAATGTCGGCGGGATCCGGGGCGACACGAAGGATGCGCTCGCCGCGGCCTGTGCCGCCGGCGGCAGTTCGCTCTACGTCACCGGGATCAACCCGGGCTGGATCAACACCATGGTGACGGCGATGACCGCGGTGTGCCGCGACGTGCAATGCGTGTCGATCGCCGAGTCGGCGGATGTGTCGGTCTACCAGTCGGCGGAGACCTGGCAAGCGCTCGGCTTCGCGCTGCCCGAAGCGCCGCCGGCGGTGCTCGAGGTGGCGAAGCTCTGGTTGAGCACGTTCCGCGACTCCGTCGAGCGGATGGCGGTGGCGCTGGGTTACGAGCTGGACGAGATGCAGTTGTTCCTCGAGCATCAGACGGTGAGCGAGACGGTCGATCTCGGTTGGCTCCGGCTCGAGCAGGGCACGATCGGGGCGTTGCGGGCCCGATGGGACGGGAACGTGGCCGGCCGAACCGTCCTGCAACAGCACATCGCCTGGTATCTGACCAAGAAGCTCAACGGCGGCTGGACCTTCGACGACGACCACTACCAGGTGATCATTCGTGGCGAACCCGAGGTGCGGACCCGGATCCGCTTCGTCCCGCCGGAGAGCTGGGGCAACCACGAATGGGACACGATGACCGCGATGCCTGCGGTCAGCGCGGTCGGTGATGTCGCCGCCGCGCCGCCCGGCATCCTCACGTTGGCCGACGTCGGGCTGCCACGCGCGCCGGCCGGGCTGTGGCTGCGGGACCGGCAGGGAGGGTCGGTCTGA
- a CDS encoding AAA family ATPase, with the protein MSTSVDTATASAPAWLREIDVALAANPQILVTGNLRDLVLVPVPGKAAARPVSVVDALVKQLAAAGHTDVVVTDPVDGARAAIDSGTAATIARTERGDDEGVLDTLTEVIRRVVHSPTPCCLVIDSASRLIPGSDFTDSAVHRLLSTAEKLMVTARRLPVPGPHRTPLYNTVVWLLDRASDLPHWLTGSELARNVSIPAPDMQQRVTMARGLVGALDRAPTRGTPEFTELAQTFAARADGLTLRSMSEINRLAIDRRIPAADIDVAIQTYRVGVPDNPWQSDDLRKRIRAGTALLGERVFGQPAATRKALDILIRAAMGLSGAQTRSSAARPQGVLFFAGPTGVGKTELAKSIAELVFGRDDSFIRFDMSEFTSEHSEARLIGAPPGYTGFGSGGELTNAVRQQPFRLVLFDEIEKAHPRILDKFLQILEDGRLTDGTGGTVYFSETLIVFTSNLGVYRVDARGDRVPVVEPGDYDNVERKIRAAVAEHFTKEIGRPELLNRIGDNIVVFDFVSESVARDLVPKFVRNVVDRVEDQTGVRVEVADQVLEQIVTEALTKLEFGGRGVSNTVESMLVNPLARALFGQPPGAVSGTVSAIDRSAEGWQVTLT; encoded by the coding sequence TTGAGCACCTCGGTGGATACCGCGACCGCATCGGCGCCCGCCTGGCTCCGTGAGATCGATGTCGCACTCGCGGCGAATCCGCAGATCCTGGTCACCGGCAACCTTCGCGATCTCGTTCTGGTCCCGGTGCCCGGCAAGGCCGCCGCTCGGCCCGTGTCGGTGGTCGACGCCCTGGTCAAGCAACTGGCCGCGGCAGGCCACACCGATGTGGTGGTCACCGATCCGGTCGACGGCGCTCGAGCGGCGATCGACTCCGGCACCGCCGCGACCATCGCCCGCACCGAACGAGGCGATGACGAGGGCGTGCTCGACACGCTCACCGAAGTGATCCGCCGGGTCGTGCACTCCCCCACTCCCTGCTGCCTGGTCATCGACAGCGCGTCCCGGCTGATCCCGGGTTCGGACTTCACCGACTCGGCCGTGCACCGGCTCCTGAGCACGGCCGAAAAACTGATGGTGACAGCGCGGCGGCTACCGGTCCCCGGGCCGCACCGCACCCCGCTGTACAACACTGTCGTGTGGTTGCTGGACCGTGCGAGCGACCTGCCGCATTGGCTCACCGGATCGGAACTGGCCCGGAACGTGTCGATCCCGGCGCCGGACATGCAGCAGCGGGTCACCATGGCACGCGGCCTGGTCGGCGCGCTCGACCGGGCGCCCACCCGCGGCACCCCCGAATTCACCGAGCTGGCTCAGACCTTCGCCGCCCGAGCCGACGGACTCACCCTGCGCTCGATGTCCGAGATCAACCGGCTCGCGATCGACCGGCGGATTCCGGCCGCCGACATCGACGTGGCGATCCAGACCTATCGCGTCGGCGTGCCGGACAACCCGTGGCAGTCGGACGATCTGCGGAAGCGCATTCGAGCGGGCACCGCACTACTGGGTGAGCGCGTGTTCGGCCAGCCGGCGGCGACTCGCAAGGCGCTGGACATCCTGATCCGCGCAGCGATGGGTCTCAGCGGTGCACAGACTCGAAGCAGCGCCGCTCGTCCGCAGGGCGTGCTGTTCTTCGCCGGCCCCACCGGTGTCGGCAAGACCGAGCTGGCCAAGTCGATCGCCGAACTCGTCTTCGGGCGGGACGACTCCTTCATCCGGTTCGACATGAGCGAGTTCACCTCCGAACACTCCGAAGCCCGACTGATCGGCGCGCCGCCGGGCTACACCGGTTTCGGCAGCGGCGGCGAACTCACCAACGCGGTTCGGCAGCAGCCGTTCCGGCTGGTCCTGTTCGACGAGATCGAGAAGGCGCACCCACGGATCCTGGACAAGTTTCTGCAGATTCTCGAGGACGGCCGACTCACGGACGGAACCGGCGGCACGGTGTATTTCTCGGAGACCCTGATCGTGTTCACCTCGAATCTCGGGGTCTACCGGGTGGACGCGCGCGGAGACCGGGTTCCGGTGGTCGAGCCCGGTGACTACGACAACGTCGAGCGCAAGATCCGGGCAGCGGTTGCCGAACACTTCACCAAGGAGATCGGCCGGCCGGAGCTGCTGAACCGGATCGGGGACAACATCGTCGTCTTCGACTTCGTCTCCGAGTCGGTGGCCCGGGACCTGGTACCGAAGTTCGTGCGCAACGTCGTGGACCGGGTCGAGGACCAAACCGGCGTTCGGGTCGAGGTCGCCGACCAGGTACTCGAGCAGATCGTCACCGAGGCGCTCACCAAGCTCGAGTTCGGCGGGCGCGGCGTCAGCAACACGGTGGAGTCCATGCTGGTCAATCCGCTTGCACGAGCGCTGTTCGGGCAGCCACCAGGAGCTGTCTCGGGGACCGTCAGCGCGATCGACCGCAGCGCCGAGGGCTGGCAGGTGACGCTTACATGA
- a CDS encoding FHA domain-containing protein, with translation MADLTDRDDVATVRCPCAETYDPTELFQCPRCGRSPDDALPDTNSRPAGAAPGTVVESGAPPATAGIGVVVRGIRFAVADGETLMLGRDDDLPTATALRNDGNVSRFHASVRLQDGRLHITDMSTNGTFVNGNRLTKGTEYEVLPHQTIRFASDVPIELDWPDR, from the coding sequence GTGGCTGACCTGACCGACCGAGACGACGTCGCGACCGTCCGGTGCCCGTGCGCCGAGACCTACGACCCGACGGAGCTGTTCCAATGCCCCCGGTGCGGGCGCAGCCCCGATGACGCGCTGCCCGACACCAACTCCCGGCCGGCGGGCGCGGCGCCGGGAACCGTAGTCGAATCGGGTGCTCCACCCGCTACGGCGGGCATCGGCGTCGTCGTGCGCGGGATCAGATTCGCCGTAGCCGACGGCGAGACGCTGATGTTGGGCCGCGACGACGACCTACCGACCGCCACCGCGCTGCGCAACGACGGCAATGTCTCCCGGTTCCATGCTTCGGTACGGCTGCAGGACGGCCGGCTGCACATCACCGACATGTCGACCAACGGAACCTTTGTGAACGGCAACCGGCTCACCAAGGGAACGGAGTACGAAGTGCTCCCACACCAGACCATCAGGTTCGCCTCCGACGTCCCGATCGAGCTGGATTGGCCGGACCGATGA
- a CDS encoding acyl-CoA dehydrogenase family protein: MPEDATADQRFFRATTRDFLADTMPVTTVRELAEADAGFDRDWWRRGAELGWTAMLVPEDLGGGSVSGHPMTELAIVAEELGRATAPGPFVVTSAVLAGLATSEARFADTVATILTGATVATWAIYEPGDGFGALGGTAEPRVRAVPDGDGYRLDGLKDRVEAADQADLLLVTAAGADGCVQLLVPVDTPGVTVQPTWTLDLTRRTAQVGFDDVRLDSAAVVHTGAAATSAIRTQARTAALLTAAESTGAAGVALDRTLSWLFDRYTFGRPLASYQALKHRMADNKTWLEACRATSFAAAALWDAGAADPDEAVSVAKSYVGAKAPAIAQDCVQLHGGIGVTWEHDLHLYLRRITLGRALYGTPEEHRRHLTDLLERSAA, translated from the coding sequence ATGCCCGAGGATGCCACCGCCGACCAGCGGTTCTTCCGTGCCACCACGCGGGATTTCCTCGCCGACACGATGCCCGTCACGACCGTTCGTGAACTCGCCGAAGCCGACGCCGGGTTCGACCGCGACTGGTGGCGGCGCGGTGCGGAACTCGGCTGGACCGCGATGCTGGTGCCGGAGGACCTCGGCGGTGGTTCGGTCTCCGGTCATCCGATGACCGAACTGGCCATCGTCGCCGAAGAACTCGGCCGGGCCACGGCGCCCGGTCCGTTCGTCGTGACCAGCGCGGTGCTCGCCGGACTCGCCACATCCGAGGCGCGGTTCGCCGACACCGTCGCGACGATCCTCACCGGTGCCACGGTGGCAACCTGGGCGATCTACGAGCCCGGCGACGGCTTCGGCGCACTCGGCGGCACAGCCGAGCCGCGGGTCCGGGCGGTGCCCGACGGCGACGGTTACCGACTGGACGGACTCAAGGACCGGGTCGAGGCCGCCGACCAGGCCGATCTGCTGCTGGTCACCGCAGCCGGCGCCGACGGCTGCGTGCAGCTGCTGGTGCCGGTCGACACCCCCGGTGTCACGGTGCAGCCCACCTGGACCCTCGACCTGACTCGACGCACCGCACAAGTCGGTTTCGACGACGTCCGACTCGACTCGGCGGCCGTCGTACACACCGGCGCCGCAGCCACGTCGGCGATCCGCACGCAGGCGCGCACCGCGGCACTACTCACCGCCGCCGAATCCACCGGAGCCGCCGGCGTGGCATTGGACCGCACGCTGAGCTGGCTGTTCGACCGATACACCTTCGGCCGGCCGCTGGCGTCCTATCAGGCGCTCAAGCACCGGATGGCCGACAACAAGACCTGGCTGGAGGCGTGCCGTGCGACATCCTTTGCCGCCGCGGCACTGTGGGACGCCGGAGCGGCGGACCCGGACGAGGCGGTCAGCGTAGCCAAGTCGTATGTCGGAGCGAAGGCCCCCGCGATCGCACAGGACTGCGTGCAGTTACACGGCGGTATCGGGGTCACCTGGGAGCACGACCTCCATCTCTACCTGCGGCGGATAACTCTCGGCCGAGCCTTGTACGGCACCCCCGAGGAACACCGCCGGCATCTCACCGATCTACTGGAGCGGAGTGCAGCGTGA
- a CDS encoding ferredoxin, with translation MKVTIDTDRCRGHGACLSCFEVFTLNPDGYADAISDPIPDELVPDVREAVAACPEQAIVVVE, from the coding sequence ATGAAGGTCACGATCGACACCGACCGTTGCCGTGGCCACGGTGCATGCCTGAGCTGTTTCGAGGTATTCACACTGAATCCCGACGGGTATGCCGACGCGATCAGCGATCCGATACCGGACGAGCTGGTGCCGGATGTGCGCGAGGCGGTCGCGGCCTGCCCGGAGCAGGCCATCGTCGTGGTGGAGTGA